A stretch of the Arvicanthis niloticus isolate mArvNil1 chromosome 30, mArvNil1.pat.X, whole genome shotgun sequence genome encodes the following:
- the LOC143440736 gene encoding uncharacterized protein LOC143440736 isoform X3, which yields MGLMAFEDVAVYFSQEEWVFLDAAQRALYRHVMLENFALVDSIGPSVSRPRVIIQLQRGEEPWVPNRTNTGPGRVTHRRASLGSNYSARDRHVSGAPPGATCDRPDRIPTSLLPPADAYPDAKILEGHQSACPSLQRKPTGVSVIYWEQLLLGSSSNEATVSLRLTSPVGVPENGSSRVKVFSDLLAPGKQATIAGQQKPEMQLTPRRTCQSIPDLHGAEEGCGMSGAWHESQEDPSVPESPIWDELGETLQASPGLLSGDKSFECRACNKVFVKSSDLLKHLRTHTGERPYECAQCGKAFSQTSHLTQHQRIHSGETPYVCMVCSKAFRHSSSLVRHQRIHTVEKSFHCNECGKAFSHGSNLSQHRKIHAGGRPYACAQCGRRFCRNSHLIQHERTHTGEKPYACSLCGATFSQGSSLFKHQRVHTGEKPFSCPQCGRAFSHSSNLTQHQLLHTGERPFRCGDCGKAFAKGAVLLSHRRIHTGEKPFVCTQCGRAFRERPALFHHQRIHTGEKALRRPRGSMNSQDRSLGASLDGAPPKATSTLDPPAVPKIAEA from the exons GGCTTGATGGCCTTTGAGGACGTGGCCGTGTACTTCTCCCAGGAGGAGTGGGTGTTCCTGGATGCAGCCCAGAGGGCCCTGTACCGTCACGTAATGCTGGAAAACTTCGCACTTGTAGACTCCATAG GACCTTCTGTCTCCCGGCCTCGTGTAATCATCCAACTCCAGCGTGgagaggaaccctgggttcccaatAGGACAAATACAGGCCCAGGCAGGGTTACCCACAGGAGAGCCAGCCTTG GATCAAATTACAGTGCAAGAGACAGACATGTTTCTGGAGCACCTCCAGGGGCCACCTGTGACAGGCCTGATAGGATACCTACTAGTCTCCTTCCTCCTGCCGATGCCTACCCTGATGCAAAAATTCTAGAGGGACACCAAAGTGCCTGCCCATCTCTACAGAGAAAACCCACAGGGGTATCAGTGATTTACTGGGAGCAGCTACTGCTAGGTTCCAGCAGCAATGAGGCAACAGTCAGCCTGCGATTGACCTCCCCAGTAGGGGTTCCTGAAAATGGTTCATCCAGAGTGAAGGTCTTCTCTGACCTTCTGGCCCCAGGGAAACAGGCAACGATAGCAGGGCAGCAAAAGCCAGAGATGCAGCTAACCCCTAGGAGAACTTGCCAAAGCATCCCAGATCTCCATGGGGCTGAGGAAGGATGTGGGATGAGTGGGGCTTGGCATGAGTCTCAGGAAGACCCCAGTGTTCCAGAGTCCCCAATATGGGATGAGCTGGGAGAGACCCTCCAGGCTAGCCCAGGTCTTCTTTCTGGCGACAAATCTTTCGAATGTAGGGCGTGCAACAAAGTGTTCGTGAAGAGCTCAGACCTCCTCAAGCATCTGCGCACTCATACTGGAGAGCGGCCATATGAGTGCGCCCAGTGCGGCAAGGCCTTCAGTCAGACATCCCACCTGACTCAGCACCAGCGCATCCATAGCGGTGAGACACCctatgtgtgcatggtgtgcagCAAGGCCTTCCGACACAGCTCCTCACTGGTGCGGCATCAGCGCATCCACACTGTCGAGAAGTCATTCCACTGCAACGAGTGTGGCAAGGCCTTCAGCCACGGCTCCAACCTCAGCCAGCACCGAAAGATCCATGCAGGAGGGCGACCCTACGCCTGCGCACAGTGCGGCCGCCGCTTCTGCCGCAACTCGCATCTTATCCAGCACGAGCGCACGCACACCGGTGAGAAGCCCTACGCCTGCTCCCTCTGTGGCGCAACCTTTAGTCAAGGCTCCTCGCTCTTTAAGCACCAGCGCGtgcatactggagagaagcctttctCTTGTCCACAGTGTGGCCGTGCCTTCAGCCACAGCTCCAACCTCACACAGCATCAGCTGCTGCACACTGGCGAACGGCCCTTCCGCTGCGGCGACTGTGGCAAGGCCTTTGCCAAGGGTGCAGTGTTGCTCAGTCACAGGCGCATCCACACGGGTGAGAAGCCCTTCGTGTGCACGCAGTGTGGTCGCGCTTTCCGTGAGCGCCCTGCCCTCTTCCATCACCAAAGGATCCACACAGGAGAGAAGGCCCTGCGGAGGCCCAGGGGCAGCATGAACTCCCAGGACAGGTCTCTTGGGGCATCCTTAGATGGTGCACCTCCAAAGGCCACTTCTACCTTAGACCCACCAGCAGTACCAAAGATAGCTGAGGCCTAA
- the LOC143440736 gene encoding uncharacterized protein LOC143440736 isoform X2, which produces MPRSPARRARPPLQIPVAATWPLTDPARGLMAFEDVAVYFSQEEWVFLDAAQRALYRHVMLENFALVDSIGPSVSRPRVIIQLQRGEEPWVPNRTNTGPGRVTHRRASLGSNYSARDRHVSGAPPGATCDRPDRIPTSLLPPADAYPDAKILEGHQSACPSLQRKPTGVSVIYWEQLLLGSSSNEATVSLRLTSPVGVPENGSSRVKVFSDLLAPGKQATIAGQQKPEMQLTPRRTCQSIPDLHGAEEGCGMSGAWHESQEDPSVPESPIWDELGETLQASPGLLSGDKSFECRACNKVFVKSSDLLKHLRTHTGERPYECAQCGKAFSQTSHLTQHQRIHSGETPYVCMVCSKAFRHSSSLVRHQRIHTVEKSFHCNECGKAFSHGSNLSQHRKIHAGGRPYACAQCGRRFCRNSHLIQHERTHTGEKPYACSLCGATFSQGSSLFKHQRVHTGEKPFSCPQCGRAFSHSSNLTQHQLLHTGERPFRCGDCGKAFAKGAVLLSHRRIHTGEKPFVCTQCGRAFRERPALFHHQRIHTGEKALRRPRGSMNSQDRSLGASLDGAPPKATSTLDPPAVPKIAEA; this is translated from the exons GGCTTGATGGCCTTTGAGGACGTGGCCGTGTACTTCTCCCAGGAGGAGTGGGTGTTCCTGGATGCAGCCCAGAGGGCCCTGTACCGTCACGTAATGCTGGAAAACTTCGCACTTGTAGACTCCATAG GACCTTCTGTCTCCCGGCCTCGTGTAATCATCCAACTCCAGCGTGgagaggaaccctgggttcccaatAGGACAAATACAGGCCCAGGCAGGGTTACCCACAGGAGAGCCAGCCTTG GATCAAATTACAGTGCAAGAGACAGACATGTTTCTGGAGCACCTCCAGGGGCCACCTGTGACAGGCCTGATAGGATACCTACTAGTCTCCTTCCTCCTGCCGATGCCTACCCTGATGCAAAAATTCTAGAGGGACACCAAAGTGCCTGCCCATCTCTACAGAGAAAACCCACAGGGGTATCAGTGATTTACTGGGAGCAGCTACTGCTAGGTTCCAGCAGCAATGAGGCAACAGTCAGCCTGCGATTGACCTCCCCAGTAGGGGTTCCTGAAAATGGTTCATCCAGAGTGAAGGTCTTCTCTGACCTTCTGGCCCCAGGGAAACAGGCAACGATAGCAGGGCAGCAAAAGCCAGAGATGCAGCTAACCCCTAGGAGAACTTGCCAAAGCATCCCAGATCTCCATGGGGCTGAGGAAGGATGTGGGATGAGTGGGGCTTGGCATGAGTCTCAGGAAGACCCCAGTGTTCCAGAGTCCCCAATATGGGATGAGCTGGGAGAGACCCTCCAGGCTAGCCCAGGTCTTCTTTCTGGCGACAAATCTTTCGAATGTAGGGCGTGCAACAAAGTGTTCGTGAAGAGCTCAGACCTCCTCAAGCATCTGCGCACTCATACTGGAGAGCGGCCATATGAGTGCGCCCAGTGCGGCAAGGCCTTCAGTCAGACATCCCACCTGACTCAGCACCAGCGCATCCATAGCGGTGAGACACCctatgtgtgcatggtgtgcagCAAGGCCTTCCGACACAGCTCCTCACTGGTGCGGCATCAGCGCATCCACACTGTCGAGAAGTCATTCCACTGCAACGAGTGTGGCAAGGCCTTCAGCCACGGCTCCAACCTCAGCCAGCACCGAAAGATCCATGCAGGAGGGCGACCCTACGCCTGCGCACAGTGCGGCCGCCGCTTCTGCCGCAACTCGCATCTTATCCAGCACGAGCGCACGCACACCGGTGAGAAGCCCTACGCCTGCTCCCTCTGTGGCGCAACCTTTAGTCAAGGCTCCTCGCTCTTTAAGCACCAGCGCGtgcatactggagagaagcctttctCTTGTCCACAGTGTGGCCGTGCCTTCAGCCACAGCTCCAACCTCACACAGCATCAGCTGCTGCACACTGGCGAACGGCCCTTCCGCTGCGGCGACTGTGGCAAGGCCTTTGCCAAGGGTGCAGTGTTGCTCAGTCACAGGCGCATCCACACGGGTGAGAAGCCCTTCGTGTGCACGCAGTGTGGTCGCGCTTTCCGTGAGCGCCCTGCCCTCTTCCATCACCAAAGGATCCACACAGGAGAGAAGGCCCTGCGGAGGCCCAGGGGCAGCATGAACTCCCAGGACAGGTCTCTTGGGGCATCCTTAGATGGTGCACCTCCAAAGGCCACTTCTACCTTAGACCCACCAGCAGTACCAAAGATAGCTGAGGCCTAA
- the LOC143440736 gene encoding uncharacterized protein LOC143440736 isoform X4: protein MAFEDVAVYFSQEEWVFLDAAQRALYRHVMLENFALVDSIGPSVSRPRVIIQLQRGEEPWVPNRTNTGPGRVTHRRASLGSNYSARDRHVSGAPPGATCDRPDRIPTSLLPPADAYPDAKILEGHQSACPSLQRKPTGVSVIYWEQLLLGSSSNEATVSLRLTSPVGVPENGSSRVKVFSDLLAPGKQATIAGQQKPEMQLTPRRTCQSIPDLHGAEEGCGMSGAWHESQEDPSVPESPIWDELGETLQASPGLLSGDKSFECRACNKVFVKSSDLLKHLRTHTGERPYECAQCGKAFSQTSHLTQHQRIHSGETPYVCMVCSKAFRHSSSLVRHQRIHTVEKSFHCNECGKAFSHGSNLSQHRKIHAGGRPYACAQCGRRFCRNSHLIQHERTHTGEKPYACSLCGATFSQGSSLFKHQRVHTGEKPFSCPQCGRAFSHSSNLTQHQLLHTGERPFRCGDCGKAFAKGAVLLSHRRIHTGEKPFVCTQCGRAFRERPALFHHQRIHTGEKALRRPRGSMNSQDRSLGASLDGAPPKATSTLDPPAVPKIAEA from the exons ATGGCCTTTGAGGACGTGGCCGTGTACTTCTCCCAGGAGGAGTGGGTGTTCCTGGATGCAGCCCAGAGGGCCCTGTACCGTCACGTAATGCTGGAAAACTTCGCACTTGTAGACTCCATAG GACCTTCTGTCTCCCGGCCTCGTGTAATCATCCAACTCCAGCGTGgagaggaaccctgggttcccaatAGGACAAATACAGGCCCAGGCAGGGTTACCCACAGGAGAGCCAGCCTTG GATCAAATTACAGTGCAAGAGACAGACATGTTTCTGGAGCACCTCCAGGGGCCACCTGTGACAGGCCTGATAGGATACCTACTAGTCTCCTTCCTCCTGCCGATGCCTACCCTGATGCAAAAATTCTAGAGGGACACCAAAGTGCCTGCCCATCTCTACAGAGAAAACCCACAGGGGTATCAGTGATTTACTGGGAGCAGCTACTGCTAGGTTCCAGCAGCAATGAGGCAACAGTCAGCCTGCGATTGACCTCCCCAGTAGGGGTTCCTGAAAATGGTTCATCCAGAGTGAAGGTCTTCTCTGACCTTCTGGCCCCAGGGAAACAGGCAACGATAGCAGGGCAGCAAAAGCCAGAGATGCAGCTAACCCCTAGGAGAACTTGCCAAAGCATCCCAGATCTCCATGGGGCTGAGGAAGGATGTGGGATGAGTGGGGCTTGGCATGAGTCTCAGGAAGACCCCAGTGTTCCAGAGTCCCCAATATGGGATGAGCTGGGAGAGACCCTCCAGGCTAGCCCAGGTCTTCTTTCTGGCGACAAATCTTTCGAATGTAGGGCGTGCAACAAAGTGTTCGTGAAGAGCTCAGACCTCCTCAAGCATCTGCGCACTCATACTGGAGAGCGGCCATATGAGTGCGCCCAGTGCGGCAAGGCCTTCAGTCAGACATCCCACCTGACTCAGCACCAGCGCATCCATAGCGGTGAGACACCctatgtgtgcatggtgtgcagCAAGGCCTTCCGACACAGCTCCTCACTGGTGCGGCATCAGCGCATCCACACTGTCGAGAAGTCATTCCACTGCAACGAGTGTGGCAAGGCCTTCAGCCACGGCTCCAACCTCAGCCAGCACCGAAAGATCCATGCAGGAGGGCGACCCTACGCCTGCGCACAGTGCGGCCGCCGCTTCTGCCGCAACTCGCATCTTATCCAGCACGAGCGCACGCACACCGGTGAGAAGCCCTACGCCTGCTCCCTCTGTGGCGCAACCTTTAGTCAAGGCTCCTCGCTCTTTAAGCACCAGCGCGtgcatactggagagaagcctttctCTTGTCCACAGTGTGGCCGTGCCTTCAGCCACAGCTCCAACCTCACACAGCATCAGCTGCTGCACACTGGCGAACGGCCCTTCCGCTGCGGCGACTGTGGCAAGGCCTTTGCCAAGGGTGCAGTGTTGCTCAGTCACAGGCGCATCCACACGGGTGAGAAGCCCTTCGTGTGCACGCAGTGTGGTCGCGCTTTCCGTGAGCGCCCTGCCCTCTTCCATCACCAAAGGATCCACACAGGAGAGAAGGCCCTGCGGAGGCCCAGGGGCAGCATGAACTCCCAGGACAGGTCTCTTGGGGCATCCTTAGATGGTGCACCTCCAAAGGCCACTTCTACCTTAGACCCACCAGCAGTACCAAAGATAGCTGAGGCCTAA
- the LOC143440736 gene encoding uncharacterized protein LOC143440736 isoform X1 produces the protein MCLPLSSQPVSTTGKEDKCLRSIPIRIGNRFLPHTAVAQPILFLLLQGLMAFEDVAVYFSQEEWVFLDAAQRALYRHVMLENFALVDSIGPSVSRPRVIIQLQRGEEPWVPNRTNTGPGRVTHRRASLGSNYSARDRHVSGAPPGATCDRPDRIPTSLLPPADAYPDAKILEGHQSACPSLQRKPTGVSVIYWEQLLLGSSSNEATVSLRLTSPVGVPENGSSRVKVFSDLLAPGKQATIAGQQKPEMQLTPRRTCQSIPDLHGAEEGCGMSGAWHESQEDPSVPESPIWDELGETLQASPGLLSGDKSFECRACNKVFVKSSDLLKHLRTHTGERPYECAQCGKAFSQTSHLTQHQRIHSGETPYVCMVCSKAFRHSSSLVRHQRIHTVEKSFHCNECGKAFSHGSNLSQHRKIHAGGRPYACAQCGRRFCRNSHLIQHERTHTGEKPYACSLCGATFSQGSSLFKHQRVHTGEKPFSCPQCGRAFSHSSNLTQHQLLHTGERPFRCGDCGKAFAKGAVLLSHRRIHTGEKPFVCTQCGRAFRERPALFHHQRIHTGEKALRRPRGSMNSQDRSLGASLDGAPPKATSTLDPPAVPKIAEA, from the exons atgtgcctgcctctgtcttctcaacCAGTAAGTACTACAGGGAAGGAAGATAAGTGTCTTCGAAGCATCCCCATTAGGATAGGAAACCGGTTCCTGCCTCACACAGCCGTAGCACAGCCGATCTTATTCTTGCTGTTGCAGGGCTTGATGGCCTTTGAGGACGTGGCCGTGTACTTCTCCCAGGAGGAGTGGGTGTTCCTGGATGCAGCCCAGAGGGCCCTGTACCGTCACGTAATGCTGGAAAACTTCGCACTTGTAGACTCCATAG GACCTTCTGTCTCCCGGCCTCGTGTAATCATCCAACTCCAGCGTGgagaggaaccctgggttcccaatAGGACAAATACAGGCCCAGGCAGGGTTACCCACAGGAGAGCCAGCCTTG GATCAAATTACAGTGCAAGAGACAGACATGTTTCTGGAGCACCTCCAGGGGCCACCTGTGACAGGCCTGATAGGATACCTACTAGTCTCCTTCCTCCTGCCGATGCCTACCCTGATGCAAAAATTCTAGAGGGACACCAAAGTGCCTGCCCATCTCTACAGAGAAAACCCACAGGGGTATCAGTGATTTACTGGGAGCAGCTACTGCTAGGTTCCAGCAGCAATGAGGCAACAGTCAGCCTGCGATTGACCTCCCCAGTAGGGGTTCCTGAAAATGGTTCATCCAGAGTGAAGGTCTTCTCTGACCTTCTGGCCCCAGGGAAACAGGCAACGATAGCAGGGCAGCAAAAGCCAGAGATGCAGCTAACCCCTAGGAGAACTTGCCAAAGCATCCCAGATCTCCATGGGGCTGAGGAAGGATGTGGGATGAGTGGGGCTTGGCATGAGTCTCAGGAAGACCCCAGTGTTCCAGAGTCCCCAATATGGGATGAGCTGGGAGAGACCCTCCAGGCTAGCCCAGGTCTTCTTTCTGGCGACAAATCTTTCGAATGTAGGGCGTGCAACAAAGTGTTCGTGAAGAGCTCAGACCTCCTCAAGCATCTGCGCACTCATACTGGAGAGCGGCCATATGAGTGCGCCCAGTGCGGCAAGGCCTTCAGTCAGACATCCCACCTGACTCAGCACCAGCGCATCCATAGCGGTGAGACACCctatgtgtgcatggtgtgcagCAAGGCCTTCCGACACAGCTCCTCACTGGTGCGGCATCAGCGCATCCACACTGTCGAGAAGTCATTCCACTGCAACGAGTGTGGCAAGGCCTTCAGCCACGGCTCCAACCTCAGCCAGCACCGAAAGATCCATGCAGGAGGGCGACCCTACGCCTGCGCACAGTGCGGCCGCCGCTTCTGCCGCAACTCGCATCTTATCCAGCACGAGCGCACGCACACCGGTGAGAAGCCCTACGCCTGCTCCCTCTGTGGCGCAACCTTTAGTCAAGGCTCCTCGCTCTTTAAGCACCAGCGCGtgcatactggagagaagcctttctCTTGTCCACAGTGTGGCCGTGCCTTCAGCCACAGCTCCAACCTCACACAGCATCAGCTGCTGCACACTGGCGAACGGCCCTTCCGCTGCGGCGACTGTGGCAAGGCCTTTGCCAAGGGTGCAGTGTTGCTCAGTCACAGGCGCATCCACACGGGTGAGAAGCCCTTCGTGTGCACGCAGTGTGGTCGCGCTTTCCGTGAGCGCCCTGCCCTCTTCCATCACCAAAGGATCCACACAGGAGAGAAGGCCCTGCGGAGGCCCAGGGGCAGCATGAACTCCCAGGACAGGTCTCTTGGGGCATCCTTAGATGGTGCACCTCCAAAGGCCACTTCTACCTTAGACCCACCAGCAGTACCAAAGATAGCTGAGGCCTAA